One stretch of Periplaneta americana isolate PAMFEO1 chromosome 1, P.americana_PAMFEO1_priV1, whole genome shotgun sequence DNA includes these proteins:
- the LOC138699967 gene encoding uncharacterized protein has product MCIMSDKCGACRRKVCQGVNCIQCNIWFHWDCANTNAENVNSQWKCKYCKQLDIVKKQAETITHLRRQLELANEEIAALKSIKPKVRSKSPEFKVVSNQKCKGKSSSVPSTATATSSTEVELSNRFSVLDSLEPESDAPSNSVSEPKCRKKILLLGSSHGRGISQRLQASLGEKYAVTSFFKPNASLSNVVGNLSALAKDLDKKDHVIIVGGAGNSLDRNLNYSIDGDIHNIAQKSGHTNVGFVNIFQRHDKPWMNRRVESVNLQIDLAQLERDMAHINIIDTSSIVREEYTNHGLHLNSQGKDSLTRLIADSLQCDHGKCDNKIPVVIRHRACRFLG; this is encoded by the coding sequence ATGTGTATTATGTCAGATAAGTGTGGTGCATGTCGAAGGAAAGTATGTCAAGGTGTAAAttgtatacaatgtaatatatggTTTCATTGGGACTGTGCAAATACTAATGCTGAAAATGTAAATAGCCAatggaaatgtaaatattgtaaacagttagATATTGTAAAGAAACAGGCGGAAACCATCACCCATTTACGCAGACAATTAGAGCTTGCTAATGAGGAAATTGCAGCCTTGAAATCTATAAAACCTAAAGTTAGAAGTAAATCACCAGAGTTTAAGGTGGTCTCTAATCAGAAGTGTAAAGGGAAGAGTTCCAGTGTCCCTAGTACTGCCACTGCTACCTCTAGCACTGAAGTGGAACTGAGCAACAGATTCTCTGTTCTGGATTCTCTAGAACCTGAATCTGATGCTCCTTCCAACTCAGTATCGGAGCCCAAGTGTAGGAAGAAGATACTTTTGTTAGGTAGCAGCCATGGTAGAGGAATAAGTCAACGGCTCCAGGCTTCATTGGGTGAGAAATATGCTGTTACCAGCTTTTTCAAACCCAACGCGTCTCTGTCCAATGTTGTAGGGAATCTATCTGCACTTGCTAAAGATCTTGATAAAAAAGATCATGTAATTATAGTGGGGGGTGCAGGAAACAGCCTAGACAGGAACCTTAATTATTCAATTGATGGAGATATACACAACATTGCACAGAAGAGTGGCCATACGAATGTGGGTTTTGTGAACATTTTCCAGAGGCATGACAAGCCGTGGATGAATAGGAGGGTTGAGAGTGTAAATCTGCAGATTGACTTGGCTCAGTTGGAGAGGGACATGGCCCACATTAATATTATAGACACATCCTCCATTGTAAGAGAGGAATACACTAATCATGGACTGCATTTGAATTCTCAAGGCAAGGACTCGCTAACGCGTCTCATTGCTGACAGTCTTCAATGTGACCATGGCAAGTGTGACAATAAAATTCCTGTTGTAATCCGTCATAGGGCTTGTCGTTTTTTagggtaa